From the Desulfomonilia bacterium genome, one window contains:
- a CDS encoding SDR family NAD(P)-dependent oxidoreductase: MMKLAGVKAVITGAASGIGKAIAVRFASEGASVFISDINKEKLENTVAEINASGGKASGTIADVSKEDDVRRLAAEAAELMGGIDVLVNNAGTGTIGYMEQISDAEIDRAFGVNLTGVMRVTRACVPYLKKSGRGRIINISSVEGIRGSAFLPVYCVTKSGVIGLTMANAMELARFSVTVNAICPGPIETDMLAPLISSDEYRQKMIKAVPLKRIGKPEDIAGAALFLASEDSSFITGHSLVVDGGMTVRN, encoded by the coding sequence ATGATGAAACTTGCAGGTGTCAAAGCAGTCATAACAGGCGCAGCATCAGGCATAGGCAAAGCTATTGCAGTAAGGTTCGCTTCCGAAGGTGCATCCGTGTTCATCTCTGATATTAATAAAGAGAAGCTGGAAAATACCGTGGCTGAGATAAATGCATCAGGCGGTAAAGCCTCCGGTACAATAGCAGACGTCTCAAAAGAGGATGATGTGAGGCGTCTTGCAGCAGAGGCCGCAGAATTGATGGGCGGAATAGATGTCCTTGTGAACAACGCGGGAACAGGTACCATAGGCTATATGGAGCAGATATCCGATGCCGAGATAGACCGCGCCTTCGGTGTCAATCTGACAGGGGTCATGCGTGTGACGAGGGCGTGCGTTCCTTATCTTAAGAAGAGCGGCAGAGGCAGGATCATAAACATATCTTCAGTCGAGGGCATACGCGGATCAGCCTTCCTCCCTGTCTATTGCGTGACAAAGTCCGGGGTCATAGGCCTCACAATGGCCAATGCCATGGAGCTTGCGAGGTTCTCGGTCACGGTAAACGCAATTTGTCCGGGGCCCATCGAGACCGACATGCTGGCTCCGCTTATAAGCTCGGATGAATACAGGCAGAAGATGATAAAGGCTGTGCCTCTCAAACGAATCGGAAAGCCTGAAGACATTGCAGGCGCGGCACTCTTCCTTGCCTCTGAAGATTCATCATTTATTACAGGTCACTCGCTGGTGGTTGACGGAGGGATGACGGTAAGAAACTAG
- the hfq gene encoding RNA chaperone Hfq: protein MAKVVFNVQDQFLNQARKERVSIVITLLDNVKMEGHVKSFDPFCILLQTDKPVLIYKHAVASIEPLEVNSKLKDFLAG from the coding sequence ATGGCAAAAGTTGTATTCAATGTTCAGGACCAGTTTTTAAATCAGGCCAGGAAAGAAAGAGTTTCAATCGTGATAACGCTTCTTGATAATGTAAAAATGGAAGGGCATGTCAAAAGCTTCGACCCGTTCTGCATACTTCTGCAGACCGACAAGCCAGTCCTGATTTACAAACATGCAGTGGCAAGCATCGAACCTCTGGAGGTAAACTCCAAACTGAAGGATTTCCTCGCAGGATGA
- a CDS encoding phage holin family protein, translating into MTNFLIKWAVSAISLAVAAKLIKGINIDSGWTLLVAALVIGLLNATLRWFLIILTLPINILTLGLFTFVINAVMIILASKLVDGFQVVDFWTAFLAAILMSIVGFFLNILFDS; encoded by the coding sequence ATGACAAATTTTCTTATCAAATGGGCTGTGTCCGCAATCTCGCTTGCAGTTGCTGCAAAACTGATAAAAGGCATCAATATTGACAGCGGCTGGACGCTTCTTGTAGCCGCACTGGTAATAGGCCTCCTGAACGCGACACTGAGATGGTTTCTGATCATCCTTACGCTGCCTATAAACATTCTCACACTGGGACTTTTTACCTTTGTAATTAATGCCGTTATGATTATCCTGGCATCCAAACTGGTAGACGGTTTTCAGGTTGTCGACTTCTGGACAGCTTTTCTAGCGGCCATACTAATGTCCATCGTGGGATTTTTTCTTAATATCCTGTTTGATTCCTGA
- the ligA gene encoding NAD-dependent DNA ligase LigA yields MDEIKRIDELRRIINHHNYRYYVIDSPEVSDGEYDELMRELIALEEANPGMITSDSPTQRVGGAPLSEFARMVHRVPLLSIDNAMDEDELRAFHERVRKWLGVSDISYCCEPKFDGLAVELVYEKGILVRGGTRGDGLAGEDVTNNLRTIKSIPLKIDISGSDLLEVRGEVVMLKDAFKALNDDRMKKGEPVFANPRNAAAGSLRQLDPRITAQRALVFFAYGVSEPAELSPSQFKVLDILSGAGFRVNNERRICAGLDEVMAYIDHMKDIREGLPYEMDGVVVKVDSISFQESLGVKAKSPRWVIAFKFPPTQATTVLKNIEVQVGRTGTLTPVAILEPVHVGGVTVSRATLHNLDEIKRKGLMIGDTVLIQRAGDVIPEVVSPVVSKRDGTQREFKMPEACPVCGSLVEVEGVFYRCINMSCPAIIKERLYHFASKDAFDIEGLGGRIVEQIVDILHVSDASGLFTLTKNDLLKLEGFAELSANNLLSAISSRKTVSLGRFIYALGIRHVGTTTASDLARRFKSLDDLMNAGMDDLSSVRGIGREVAASIHNFFSNSDNRAEIRRLLDAGVLPVNDNIAPAVTTSLISGKRICFTGTLDKMARSDAKKMAEAHGAIVVDSVGKQLDYLVAGADPGSKLDKAIKLGIQILDEEAFLDIVGDRS; encoded by the coding sequence ATGGATGAAATAAAACGTATCGATGAGTTGAGAAGAATCATAAATCACCATAATTACCGGTATTATGTGATCGATTCGCCTGAGGTATCGGACGGCGAATATGATGAGCTTATGAGGGAACTCATTGCCCTTGAAGAAGCCAATCCCGGAATGATTACAAGCGACTCCCCGACTCAGAGGGTAGGGGGCGCCCCGCTTTCGGAGTTTGCACGGATGGTTCACAGGGTACCTCTTTTAAGCATAGATAATGCGATGGATGAAGACGAATTAAGGGCTTTTCATGAGAGGGTACGGAAGTGGCTCGGAGTATCGGATATTTCCTATTGCTGCGAACCGAAATTCGACGGCCTTGCTGTGGAGCTTGTTTATGAGAAAGGGATCCTTGTAAGAGGCGGAACCCGCGGTGACGGTCTGGCAGGGGAGGATGTAACAAACAATCTGAGGACCATTAAAAGCATACCGTTAAAAATAGATATATCGGGCAGTGACCTGCTGGAGGTAAGAGGGGAAGTTGTAATGCTTAAGGATGCATTCAAAGCCCTTAACGATGACCGCATGAAAAAAGGCGAACCTGTTTTTGCAAACCCGAGAAATGCCGCCGCAGGTTCCTTGAGACAGCTGGACCCGCGCATAACGGCTCAGCGTGCGCTCGTGTTCTTTGCGTACGGCGTTTCTGAACCGGCTGAATTGTCGCCATCACAGTTCAAAGTTCTCGACATACTTTCAGGGGCAGGTTTCAGGGTCAACAATGAGCGCAGGATATGTGCCGGGCTTGATGAAGTCATGGCTTATATTGATCATATGAAAGATATCAGGGAGGGTCTGCCTTACGAAATGGACGGGGTAGTCGTAAAAGTCGACAGCATAAGCTTTCAGGAGAGTCTTGGTGTGAAGGCGAAATCACCCCGCTGGGTCATAGCATTCAAGTTTCCTCCCACACAGGCAACGACTGTTCTTAAAAACATCGAGGTTCAGGTGGGGCGTACCGGAACTTTGACGCCTGTAGCAATACTGGAACCTGTGCATGTGGGCGGCGTGACAGTAAGCAGGGCCACTCTGCATAACCTCGATGAAATAAAAAGAAAAGGTCTGATGATAGGAGATACGGTTCTTATCCAGCGTGCCGGAGACGTTATCCCGGAGGTGGTTTCCCCTGTTGTTTCAAAAAGGGACGGAACTCAGAGGGAATTCAAGATGCCAGAGGCCTGTCCCGTCTGCGGCTCTCTTGTCGAGGTTGAAGGCGTTTTCTACAGATGCATCAACATGTCGTGTCCGGCTATCATCAAGGAGAGGCTTTACCATTTTGCATCAAAAGACGCCTTTGACATCGAGGGCTTAGGCGGAAGGATTGTTGAACAGATAGTGGATATACTTCATGTAAGCGACGCCTCTGGGCTTTTTACTCTTACGAAAAACGACCTGCTCAAACTGGAAGGATTTGCAGAGCTTTCTGCAAACAACCTCCTTTCTGCTATATCTTCACGCAAAACCGTATCTCTTGGCAGGTTCATATATGCGCTCGGAATCAGGCATGTCGGGACCACGACTGCGTCCGACCTGGCCAGGAGGTTCAAATCTCTTGATGATCTCATGAATGCCGGAATGGACGATCTTTCTTCTGTCAGGGGTATTGGCAGGGAGGTTGCTGCATCCATTCACAATTTTTTCAGCAACAGCGACAATCGAGCAGAGATAAGAAGGCTTCTTGATGCAGGTGTTCTGCCGGTCAATGATAATATTGCACCTGCTGTAACAACTTCTTTAATATCAGGCAAAAGGATTTGCTTTACAGGAACCCTTGATAAGATGGCCCGGTCCGATGCGAAGAAAATGGCTGAGGCTCATGGAGCAATAGTCGTCGATTCCGTTGGAAAACAGCTTGATTATCTTGTTGCAGGTGCTGACCCGGGTTCAAAACTGGACAAGGCAATCAAGCTTGGGATTCAGATTCTGGACGAGGAGGCGTTTCTTGATATCGTGGGGGACAGGTCATGA
- a CDS encoding acylphosphatase gives MKAIQVNVSGRVQGVCFRAATRDEARRIGVAGWVRNLSDGTVEVLAQGPEDKVDRLLSWCYQGPPGAYVAGVDYTEVPADPSLNTFSIRY, from the coding sequence ATGAAGGCCATACAGGTTAATGTTTCCGGGAGAGTTCAGGGCGTGTGCTTCAGAGCAGCCACCCGTGATGAGGCAAGAAGGATCGGGGTTGCGGGCTGGGTAAGAAACCTCTCAGACGGAACTGTTGAAGTATTGGCGCAGGGGCCGGAAGATAAGGTCGACAGACTTCTCTCATGGTGTTATCAGGGCCCTCCCGGTGCATATGTTGCAGGTGTTGATTATACCGAGGTCCCGGCTGACCCCTCATTGAACACATTCAGCATCAGGTATTGA